A single genomic interval of Hevea brasiliensis isolate MT/VB/25A 57/8 chromosome 4, ASM3005281v1, whole genome shotgun sequence harbors:
- the LOC110672963 gene encoding gibberellin 2-beta-dioxygenase 2, translating into MVVASPASIIGSEKIIEDIELPVIDVSIGDRSELSNLIVGACEKYGFFKVINHRVSNEIISKMEQESLSFFAKPFPEKELAGPANPFGYGCKNIGFNGDIGEVEYLVLNSHPLSISQRSKSISNDPNKFSSAVSGYIEAVREVACEILDLMAEGLGVPDTSVFSRLIRDVDSDSIIRLNHYPPSYSTNRVGFGEHSDPQILTLLRSNDVGGLQISLNDGAWVPVSPDPTGFCVNVGDVLQAMTNGRFVSVRHRAVTNSYNSRMSMAYFAAPPLNAEIAALPHMVSAARPTLYRPFTWADYKKAAYSLRLGDARLDLFRKQGVELA; encoded by the exons ATGGTGGTGGCTTCTCCAGCTTCAATTATTGGAAGTGAAAAAATCATAGAGGACATCGAGCTGCCCGTAATAGACGTCTCAATAGGTGACAGATCGGAGTTGTCGAATCTCATCGTTGGAGCTTGTGAGAAGTACGGTTTCTTCAAGGTGATCAACCATAGAGTGTCTAATGAAATCATTTCCAAAATGGAACAAGAAAGTTTGAGCTTCTTTGCTAAGCCTTTCCCTGAAAAGGAACTTGCTGGGCCTGCTAATCCTTTCGGTTATGGCTGCAAAAACATTGGCTTTAACGGTGATATAGGAGAGGTTGAATATCTTGTTCTTAACAgtcatcctctctccatttctcaAAGATCCAAATCCATCTCCAATGACCCCAACAAATTCAG CTCTGCTGTGAGTGGTTACATAGAAGCAGTTAGGGAGGTGGCATGTGAGATACTAGATCTTATGGCAGAGGGGTTGGGGGTCCCAGACACATCAGTGTTTAGCAGGCTGATCAGGGACGTTGATAGCGACTCCATCATCAGGCTCAATCACTACCCACCTTCTTACAGCACCAACAGGGTTGGGTTTGGAGAGCACTCTGACCCTCAGATCCTGACCCTCTTGAGATCCAACGATGTGGGTGGCCTACAGATTTCCTTAAATGATGGTGCATGGGTCCCAGTCTCACCTGATCCCACAGGTTTCTGTGTCAATGTTGGGGATGTGTTGCAG GCTATGACCAATGGGAGATTTGTGAGTGTGAGGCACAGAGCTGTAACCAACTCTTACAACTCTAGAATGTCAATGGCATATTTTGCTGCACCACCTCTCAACGCCGAGATCGCTGCACTACCGCACATGGTCTCTGCGGCTAGGCCTACCTTGTACAGGCCATTCACTTGGGCTGACTACAAGAAAGCTGCTTATTCTCTACGTCTTGGAGATGCCCGTCTTGATCTATTCAGGAAACAAGGAGTAGAGCTTGCTTAA